ACGGGACATCCTGGGGTCGGGCGGACTCACCCAGATCGAACTGTCCTCGTTCGAGGGCGACGCGTCGGTGCGGCCCCTGACCACCTCGGCACTGCGGGACGCCGCACAGACGCCGGGCGTACGCCAGGTCGTCGCCGACTACCCGTCCGCGCTGTACGCCGAGGAGGACGGGACGTACGACCTGGCCGGCCACACTCTGACGCCGGGCGACGACCTGCCCGTCGTGAAGGGAAGGATCCCGGCGGAGTCCAGTGGCCTCGGGCGGGACGAGGTGGTGCTGCCGGCCGCCGCGCAGGGTACGGACTTCGCCGAACTCCTCGGGCGTACGGTCGCCTTCGGGTACACGGAGGCGACCGGTGCCGGGTCCGGCACCACCGAGGTCATCAGGCTGAAGGTCATTGCCCTCTACGACCCCGCCTGGCAGTCCGACGGCCCCGATGTCGCCTATCTGTCGGAGGACACGGCCGCGCTGCTGGCGGCGGCGCGGGCCGGGCAGACACCGGAGACCTTCCGGGCGAGGGAGGGCGCGCAGTCCGCCGTCGTGCTCGTCGGGCATCAGAGCCAGGTGGCTGCGGCCACCGAGTCGCTGCAACGGGACGGGTTCTCGGCGTCGCCCGTGTCCGATCGTGTCCGCAATCTGCCCGGCCTCTTCGGGGTGGCGGACCTCGCGATGCGGATCGGCGTGCTGGTGCTGGCGGCAGGCGCCGTGGCGCTCGGGACGGTTCGGGCGGCGGACAGCACCCGGGCGCGGATCGGGCAGTTCGCCGTCCTGCGGATCCTCGGTTCCGGGCGGCCCGAGCTGCGGCGGATCCTGCTCGGTGAGGCCGTTCTCTCGGGAGGGGTGGCCGGAGTGGTGGGTGTGTTCGTGGGCACGGGCGCGTCCGTGGCACTGTCCGGCCCCCTCAGCGATCTCCTCGGCCTGCCCATCGGCCGCACGGACGCCCTGCCCGGACCGGCCTGGGCCGCCGCCGCGCTGCTGCTGCCGGCCGCCGGGCTCGCCACCGGAACCCTCTTCGGCAGCCGCGAAGTCCTCCGCCGGGACCCCTACCTCACGGCGCGGGCGCACGCCTGACGGTACGGTCGCCTGCGGCGTGGAGGTTCGGCACGGCCGAGGGACGGAGACGTCGGGCCGACCCGGGAACCCTCAGCCCCCGGGACGCCTCGTGGCCCCGTGACGCGTCCGATCGCTCAGTCAGGCGGGGGTTTCGTACGAGGCGGAGCTGAAGGCTCGGGTGCCGGAGCCGGAGATCGAGACGGGCGACAAACACCTGGGGCCCGGAATCCTCATCGGATTCCGGGCCCCAGGCTTTCAGTAGCGGGGACAGGATTTGAACCTGCGACCTCTGGGTTATGAGCCCAGCGAGCTACCGAGCTGCTCCACCCCGCGTCGTTGAAACCAGTGTACGCCATCCGCGGGGTCCGAAGCACACGGGTTAATGGGCGGCCGGTGCTCCTGGTGCCGGTGGGCCCCCGCCAGGCACTCGCTCAGCCCACCAAATGCTTGTTGGGTGCCTTCGCCGCCCCCTCGTACCCCGGCACCACCACGACCACAGCCCCCTCCGCCGCCAGCACCGCATTGCCCGCCGCCGCGCCCGCCACGAACGTGTCCGGCTCGCGCCAGGCGGTGACGACGCGGCGGATGCCGGCGTCGAGGACGAGGCGGGCGCAGGGGGCGGGGCGGGAGGCGCGGCGGGCGCACGGTTCGAGGCTGCTGTAGACCGTGGCGGAGGCGAGGCGCGGGTCGGTGGGGTCGATCTTGGCGAGGGCGGCCTCCTCGGCGTGGACGACGGGGTCGTCGCCCTCGCGGGAGTGGCCGCGGGCCAGTTCCGTACCGTCCGCCGCCACCACGACCGCGCCCACGCTGAACGCGGTCCGCGAGGGCGGGCAGGCGGCGGCCAGTTCACAGGCCAGGGCCAGCCAGTGGCGGTCGGCGGGGGAGGCGGCCGGGCCGGTGCCGGGGACGGTGGGGGCGTAGCGGATGAGGACGATGTCGCCGACCGGGCGGGTCTCCAGCAGTCGCAGCCGGCTCGTCGGCCCGCCGGGGTAGGCGCCCGGCCCGAACAGCCGCGGCGCGTCGGCCTCGCCCACGAAGAGCGGGGCGACGGCCAGCTGCACCTCGTCCGCGAGGCCCTGCTGGAGGAGCTGGGTGTGGACCCGGCCGCCGCCCTCCACCATGAGGCGGCGGACACCGCGGACGTCTCCGAGGTGGTCGAGGACGGCCGGCCACTCCGGTTCGGGGCCGAGGGGGATCACGTCCACGCCGTTCGGTCCGGCGGGCAGGCCGAGCCCTCGCAGCCGTTCCGCGCCCTTGTCCGTCGTGTACACGACCTTCTCACCGCCGGTGTGCCAGAACCGGGCCGCCGGGTCGAGATCGCCGGACGCGCTGACGGTGACCTTCAGCGGGTACTCCGGCAGCCCGGCGGCGACGCGGGCCGCGCGGCGCTCGGGGGAGTTGACCAGCAGCCGGGGGTTGTCGGTGCGCAGGGTGCCGGCGCCGATCAGGATGGCGTCACTG
The Streptomyces griseiscabiei DNA segment above includes these coding regions:
- a CDS encoding FtsX-like permease family protein translates to MSLWSLHTWTRDERSLRRALPTLTVLAALLTTSAGVAAGAAGAVERDILGSGGLTQIELSSFEGDASVRPLTTSALRDAAQTPGVRQVVADYPSALYAEEDGTYDLAGHTLTPGDDLPVVKGRIPAESSGLGRDEVVLPAAAQGTDFAELLGRTVAFGYTEATGAGSGTTEVIRLKVIALYDPAWQSDGPDVAYLSEDTAALLAAARAGQTPETFRAREGAQSAVVLVGHQSQVAAATESLQRDGFSASPVSDRVRNLPGLFGVADLAMRIGVLVLAAGAVALGTVRAADSTRARIGQFAVLRILGSGRPELRRILLGEAVLSGGVAGVVGVFVGTGASVALSGPLSDLLGLPIGRTDALPGPAWAAAALLLPAAGLATGTLFGSREVLRRDPYLTARAHA
- a CDS encoding dihydrofolate reductase family protein yields the protein MPQPYVLLSAAVSLDGFLDDTGPERLLLSGPADFDRVDEVRAASDAILIGAGTLRTDNPRLLVNSPERRAARVAAGLPEYPLKVTVSASGDLDPAARFWHTGGEKVVYTTDKGAERLRGLGLPAGPNGVDVIPLGPEPEWPAVLDHLGDVRGVRRLMVEGGGRVHTQLLQQGLADEVQLAVAPLFVGEADAPRLFGPGAYPGGPTSRLRLLETRPVGDIVLIRYAPTVPGTGPAASPADRHWLALACELAAACPPSRTAFSVGAVVVAADGTELARGHSREGDDPVVHAEEAALAKIDPTDPRLASATVYSSLEPCARRASRPAPCARLVLDAGIRRVVTAWREPDTFVAGAAAGNAVLAAEGAVVVVVPGYEGAAKAPNKHLVG